One region of Channa argus isolate prfri chromosome 20, Channa argus male v1.0, whole genome shotgun sequence genomic DNA includes:
- the LOC137105816 gene encoding tripartite motif-containing protein 16-like protein, which translates to MPSRPNSTRILSETNKSGNTIKPNKNEESNAENVSTYTPDIPEPTSRAELLKYWINLSLDDKTANKMLWISDNGSEVLRRTKEVCPVLDRPERYEYSPQVLCKEAIWNMRAYWEVEYSGWVVVGVTYEGTGRRAHSGPSGIGDNEESWGLCWSGNCYQIWYNSLDSDINDIPYASTIGVYVDQPAGVINFYAVTGEGTEREVRLLHKVETAIGKKIFPGFWIGVQSSCRILSKVE; encoded by the exons ATGCCATCCAGGCCCAATTCTACAAGAATCCTGTCAGAGACCAATAAATCag GGAATACGATTAAACCCAACAAGAATGAAGAGAGTAATGCAG AAAACGTTTCCACTTATACGCCAGATATCCCAGAGCCAACGAGCAGAGCCGAGCTCCTAAAGT ACTGGATAAATTTGTCTTTAGATGACAAGACAGCCAATAAGATGTTGTGGATTTCTGACAATGGCTCTGAGGTGCTTCGTAGAACTAAGGAGGTTTGCCCTGTTCTGGATAGACCAGAAAGATATGAGTACTCTCCACAG gtGTTGTGCAAAGAGGCGATTTGGAACATGAGGGcctactgggaggtggagtacTCCGGCTGGGTGGTAGTTGGAGTCACCTATGAAGGAACAGGAAGGAGGGCACATTCAGGCCCAAGCGGCATCGGAGATAACGAGGAGTCCTGGGGTCTATGTTGGTCAGGAAATTGTTACCAAATCTGGTATAATAGTTTAGACAGTGACATAAATGACATCCCATATGCCTCTACAATTGGAGTTTATGTCGACCAGCCTGCAGGAGTTATAAATTTTTATGCTGTTACTGGTGAGGGAACAGAGAGGGAGGTTAGGCTGTTGCATAAAGTTGAGACAGCTATTGGGAAGAAGATTTTTCCAGGTTTCTGGATTGGAGTGCAGTCCTCATGCAGAATACTGAGTAAAGTAgaatga
- the LOC137105225 gene encoding stonustoxin subunit beta-like isoform X1, whose protein sequence is MPAETRIISDTRKSDKAKKVKNESAPPEQIPAYEPNIPEPKCRADLIKHWVNLSLDDKTANKMLWITEGGVKVSRMTDDITCPVLDRPERFEYAPQVLCKEGILGFRGYWEVEFSGWVVVGVAYAQAGRRISDGPCGLGENEESWGIGWSGSSYHAWHNGQSTEIVEIPECSVIGVYLDQPAGILNFYAVHEVKGEEEDAEGKQVQILQQIRSSFNGNMLPGFWVGTQSHCLILNKEE, encoded by the exons ATGCCTGCTGAAACAAGAATCATTTCTGACACTCGGAAGTCAGATAAAG caaaaaaagtaaaaaatgaaagcGCACCACCAG AGCAAATACCGGCCTATGAGCCAAACATCCCCGAACCTAAATGCAGAGCTGATCTCATCAAGC ACTGGGTCAACCTTTCCTTGGATGACAAGACAGCCAATAAGATGCTTTGGATCACAGAGGGCGGTGTAAAAGTGTCTCGTATGACTGACGACATCACTTGTCCTGTCTTGGATAGACCAGAGAGATTTGAGTATGCTCCACAG GTTCTTTGCAAAGAAGGGATCCTGGGCTTCCGGGgctactgggaggtggagtttTCAGGATGGGTTGTGGTTGGGGTCGCCTACGCACAAGCAGGAAGGAGGATCAGTGATGGACCATGTGGCCTGGGAGAGAACGAGGAGTCTTGGGGTATTGGCTGGAGTGGCTCCAGCTATCATGCCTGGCACAATGGCCAGAGTACAGAAATTGTGGAGATTCCTGAGTGCTCTGTTATCGGTGTATACCTTGATCAGCCTGCAGGTATTCTTAATTTCTATGCTGTGCATGAGGTGAagggggaagaggaggatgcAGAGGGAAAGCAGGTTCAAATTTTGCAGCAGATTAGGAGCTCATTTAATGGGAACATGCTGCCAGGTTTCTGGGTGGGGACACAGTCTCATTGTTTAATCCTAAATAAGGAggaataa
- the LOC137105225 gene encoding stonustoxin subunit beta-like isoform X2, whose amino-acid sequence MPAETRIISDTRKSDKEQIPAYEPNIPEPKCRADLIKHWVNLSLDDKTANKMLWITEGGVKVSRMTDDITCPVLDRPERFEYAPQVLCKEGILGFRGYWEVEFSGWVVVGVAYAQAGRRISDGPCGLGENEESWGIGWSGSSYHAWHNGQSTEIVEIPECSVIGVYLDQPAGILNFYAVHEVKGEEEDAEGKQVQILQQIRSSFNGNMLPGFWVGTQSHCLILNKEE is encoded by the exons ATGCCTGCTGAAACAAGAATCATTTCTGACACTCGGAAGTCAGATAAAG AGCAAATACCGGCCTATGAGCCAAACATCCCCGAACCTAAATGCAGAGCTGATCTCATCAAGC ACTGGGTCAACCTTTCCTTGGATGACAAGACAGCCAATAAGATGCTTTGGATCACAGAGGGCGGTGTAAAAGTGTCTCGTATGACTGACGACATCACTTGTCCTGTCTTGGATAGACCAGAGAGATTTGAGTATGCTCCACAG GTTCTTTGCAAAGAAGGGATCCTGGGCTTCCGGGgctactgggaggtggagtttTCAGGATGGGTTGTGGTTGGGGTCGCCTACGCACAAGCAGGAAGGAGGATCAGTGATGGACCATGTGGCCTGGGAGAGAACGAGGAGTCTTGGGGTATTGGCTGGAGTGGCTCCAGCTATCATGCCTGGCACAATGGCCAGAGTACAGAAATTGTGGAGATTCCTGAGTGCTCTGTTATCGGTGTATACCTTGATCAGCCTGCAGGTATTCTTAATTTCTATGCTGTGCATGAGGTGAagggggaagaggaggatgcAGAGGGAAAGCAGGTTCAAATTTTGCAGCAGATTAGGAGCTCATTTAATGGGAACATGCTGCCAGGTTTCTGGGTGGGGACACAGTCTCATTGTTTAATCCTAAATAAGGAggaataa